A genome region from Streptomyces xanthophaeus includes the following:
- a CDS encoding class I SAM-dependent methyltransferase — MTEASDAAQADRTLKARHRAMWALGDYQSVASHVIPELGAVLVKECGVQRGDRVLDIAAGSGNAAIPAALAGADVVASDLTPELLEIGRHLAAVRGATLEWREADAEHLPFADGEFDVVMSCVGIMFAPHHRPAAEEMLRVCRAGGTVGLINWTPQGFVGRMFATMKPYAPPPPPGAQPPPLWGDEEHVHELLGDAVTDVDAHRRTVRVDRFTGPTDFREFFKACYGPTVAVYRAVAGDPERVAELDAALDALAAEHTVDGVMEWEYLLLTAHRRS, encoded by the coding sequence ATGACCGAGGCGAGCGATGCGGCCCAGGCGGACCGCACTCTGAAGGCCCGGCACCGCGCGATGTGGGCGCTGGGCGACTACCAGTCGGTGGCCTCCCACGTCATTCCGGAGCTGGGGGCCGTGCTCGTGAAGGAGTGCGGCGTCCAGCGCGGCGACCGGGTGCTCGACATCGCGGCGGGCTCGGGCAACGCCGCCATTCCGGCCGCCCTGGCCGGAGCCGACGTGGTGGCGTCCGACCTCACCCCCGAGCTGCTGGAGATCGGCCGGCATCTGGCCGCCGTACGCGGGGCCACCCTGGAGTGGCGGGAGGCCGACGCCGAGCACCTGCCCTTCGCCGACGGCGAGTTCGATGTCGTGATGTCCTGCGTCGGCATCATGTTCGCCCCGCACCACCGGCCCGCCGCCGAGGAGATGCTGCGCGTCTGCCGGGCCGGCGGCACGGTCGGGCTGATCAACTGGACCCCGCAGGGCTTCGTGGGCCGGATGTTCGCCACGATGAAGCCGTACGCTCCCCCGCCACCGCCCGGGGCCCAGCCGCCCCCACTGTGGGGGGACGAGGAACACGTGCACGAGCTGCTCGGCGACGCGGTCACCGACGTGGACGCGCACCGCCGGACGGTACGCGTGGACCGCTTCACGGGGCCCACGGACTTCCGGGAGTTCTTCAAGGCCTGCTACGGGCCCACCGTGGCCGTCTACCGTGCCGTCGCCGGCGATCCGGAGCGGGTCGCCGAGCTGGACGCGGCGCTGGACGCCCTCGCCGCCGAGCACACGGTGGACGGGGTCATGGAGTGGGAGTACCTGCTGCTGACGGCCCACCGCCGGAGCTGA
- a CDS encoding carbonic anhydrase: MQTLRTLPGPHDLADGVARFQREVFPAKADLFAHLAEVHRPTTLFIGCSDARVVPELITQSEPGELFVVRTAGNLVPAHAPGADGVAASIEYAVAVLGVTGIVVCGHSACGAMTALAEGADLSAAASVAGWLRHADASLARTAGAAGPGRLSALVRENVRAQLANLATHPSVARARAAGTLTLHGWVYDIRSGGVTDVAAAAAG, from the coding sequence ATGCAGACCTTGCGGACCTTGCCCGGACCGCACGACCTCGCGGACGGCGTCGCGCGTTTCCAGCGCGAGGTGTTTCCGGCCAAGGCGGACCTCTTCGCCCACCTGGCCGAGGTGCACCGGCCGACGACCCTGTTCATCGGCTGTTCGGACGCCCGCGTCGTGCCGGAGCTGATCACCCAGAGCGAGCCCGGCGAGCTGTTCGTCGTCCGTACCGCCGGAAATCTTGTCCCCGCCCACGCACCGGGCGCGGACGGGGTGGCGGCCAGTATCGAGTACGCCGTCGCCGTCCTCGGGGTCACCGGCATCGTCGTGTGCGGGCACTCCGCCTGCGGGGCGATGACCGCCCTGGCGGAGGGCGCCGACCTGAGCGCCGCCGCCTCCGTCGCGGGGTGGCTGCGGCACGCGGACGCCTCGCTGGCCCGTACGGCGGGTGCCGCCGGCCCCGGCCGGCTGTCCGCCCTGGTCCGCGAGAACGTGCGCGCCCAGCTCGCCAACCTGGCCACCCACCCCTCGGTCGCCCGCGCACGGGCCGCGGGGACCCTGACGCTGCACGGCTGGGTCTACGACATCCGCTCCGGCGGTGTCACCGACGTAGCCGCCGCGGCGGCCGGCTGA
- a CDS encoding response regulator produces the protein MSGDTPSRILLVAKETTLRGLLERLLVARGFTVVDGGTGVNTVSLLGSAGPIDLVICERTGPGLDEVALFEEIRRHPDHGRVPILALPPADPECTVRALEAGVSDCLAKPFHPAEFVARVERLARPTAA, from the coding sequence ATGAGCGGCGACACCCCGAGCAGGATCCTCCTCGTGGCGAAGGAGACCACCCTCCGGGGCCTGCTGGAGCGCCTCCTCGTGGCCCGGGGGTTCACCGTGGTCGACGGCGGTACGGGCGTGAACACCGTCTCCCTGCTGGGCAGCGCCGGCCCGATCGACCTGGTGATCTGTGAGCGCACCGGGCCGGGCCTGGACGAGGTGGCGCTGTTCGAGGAGATCCGCCGGCATCCCGATCACGGGCGGGTGCCGATCCTCGCGCTGCCGCCCGCGGATCCGGAGTGCACGGTGCGCGCCCTGGAGGCCGGTGTGAGCGACTGTCTCGCGAAGCCGTTCCATCCGGCGGAGTTCGTGGCCCGCGTCGAACGGCTGGCCCGGCCGACCGCGGCCTGA
- a CDS encoding antitoxin MazE7, which produces MADTTTVEVDTDVHDRLAVLAADRGLSLRAYLAELATAQENEAALARAALAFERALERPGFREGFTRDFGRLASRD; this is translated from the coding sequence ATGGCCGACACCACCACCGTCGAGGTCGACACCGATGTGCACGACCGCCTCGCCGTACTCGCCGCGGACCGCGGACTGAGCCTGCGCGCGTACCTCGCCGAACTCGCCACCGCCCAGGAGAACGAGGCCGCGCTCGCCCGGGCCGCGCTCGCCTTCGAGCGGGCGCTGGAGCGGCCCGGCTTCCGCGAGGGCTTCACGCGCGACTTCGGCCGCCTGGCTTCCCGCGACTGA
- a CDS encoding barstar family protein, translating to MRLDGREMRDTDAVFLHFYDRLKLPDHFGWNWNALLDCLRDLNWLVPADGCVLVVEAADEMLPDDADTRRLLFRTLLRAGRRWSFTRRSDGLDLSRLVIVMSCAAASVTDLREQLRLCWDETVPSFTGIEEGAP from the coding sequence GTGCGCCTTGACGGCCGTGAGATGCGGGACACGGACGCGGTCTTCCTGCACTTCTACGACCGACTGAAGCTGCCGGACCACTTCGGATGGAACTGGAACGCCCTCCTCGACTGCCTGCGTGATCTCAACTGGCTCGTGCCCGCGGACGGCTGCGTACTCGTCGTCGAGGCTGCGGACGAGATGCTGCCGGACGATGCCGACACCCGGCGACTGCTCTTCAGGACCCTTCTGCGGGCAGGCCGGCGATGGTCCTTCACACGTCGGTCCGACGGTCTCGACCTGAGCAGGCTCGTGATCGTCATGTCCTGCGCGGCAGCATCCGTTACGGACCTGCGGGAACAACTGCGCCTGTGCTGGGACGAGACGGTCCCGTCATTCACGGGCATCGAGGAAGGGGCTCCGTGA
- the cynR gene encoding transcriptional regulator CynR encodes MALELRHLRYLIAVAEHGSFTRAAEELRISQPTLSQQVKQLERTVGVQLLDRTGRAVRLTDAGATYVHYARGALRDLAAAERAVLDLADLSRGHLRLALTPTFTAYLVGPLVAGFHSAHPGITLEIREMPQDRIEAGLLADEHELGLAFEGPHLPGIAATPLFTETLGLVTAAGEDPGPLPVSDLATRRLALLSGDFATREHVDAYLAAHGVRPHIAVEANSVQALTEIVRRTTLATVLPDAVTHDHPYLRPVPLDPALPSRTVTLLRRESAYESTAARAFTELTARLVRERGYRPPLRAHAQRETAGSGADHLPGHSFQAR; translated from the coding sequence ATGGCTCTGGAACTGCGTCACCTGCGCTATTTGATCGCCGTCGCGGAACACGGCAGCTTCACCCGCGCCGCCGAAGAGCTGCGGATCTCCCAGCCCACCCTGTCCCAGCAGGTGAAGCAGCTGGAACGCACCGTCGGCGTCCAGCTGTTGGACCGGACCGGGCGCGCCGTGCGGCTCACCGACGCCGGCGCGACGTACGTCCACTACGCGCGCGGCGCCCTACGCGACCTGGCCGCGGCCGAGCGCGCCGTCCTGGACCTGGCCGACCTCTCCCGCGGCCATCTGCGCCTCGCGCTGACCCCCACCTTCACGGCGTACCTCGTCGGCCCGCTCGTCGCCGGGTTCCACAGCGCGCACCCCGGCATCACCCTGGAGATCCGGGAAATGCCCCAGGACCGGATCGAAGCCGGGCTGCTCGCCGACGAGCACGAGCTCGGACTCGCCTTCGAGGGGCCGCACCTGCCCGGGATCGCGGCGACCCCGCTGTTCACGGAGACCCTGGGCCTGGTCACCGCCGCCGGCGAGGATCCCGGACCGCTGCCCGTGAGTGACCTCGCGACGCGCCGACTGGCCCTGCTCAGCGGGGACTTCGCCACCCGCGAGCACGTCGACGCCTACCTCGCGGCCCACGGCGTACGGCCGCACATCGCGGTCGAGGCGAACTCCGTGCAGGCCCTCACCGAGATCGTCCGGCGCACCACCCTGGCCACCGTCCTGCCCGACGCCGTCACCCACGACCACCCGTACCTGAGACCCGTACCGCTCGACCCGGCCCTGCCGTCCCGAACGGTCACCCTGCTGCGCCGGGAGAGCGCGTACGAGAGCACCGCGGCCCGCGCCTTCACCGAACTCACCGCGCGCCTGGTCCGCGAACGCGGGTACCGCCCCCCGCTGCGCGCGCACGCGCAGCGGGAGACGGCCGGGAGCGGGGCGGATCACTTGCCGGGGCACTCCTTCCAGGCCAGGTGA
- a CDS encoding aldehyde dehydrogenase family protein: MAPTLALKPGTAWSDAWRRSLATAPEAFRDDRVLNLWAGSWQPDGRSLPATSPVDGSPVAGPPRLDPETAGAAVRACLDEHRAWRHVPLPERRARVTAALDALAEHRELLSLLLVWEIGKPWHLAQADVDRAVDGVRWYVEHIEAMTEGRSPLAGPVSNIASWNYPMSVLVHAMLVQALAGNAVIAKTPTDGGLACLTLAGALIRREGIPVTLVSGSGAELSEALVRSPEIGCVSFVGGRDTGARIATAVTDLGKRHILEQEGLNTWGIWEHTDWSALTAVIPKLFDYGKQRCTAYPRFVVQRTAFDAFLAAYLPAVSAIRTGHPLAVAHPEDPLPELDFGPLINAAKAKELTDHAAEAIERGAVPLYRGTLDPARFLEGQDTSAYMAPLTLLSPPASSPLYHAEPFGPVDTIVLVDTEAELLAAMNASGGALVATLSTDDPATFARLAPQIRAFKLGHGKPRSRGDRDELFGGFGGSWRGAFVGGELLVHAVTDGRDGERLPGNFPEYQLMP; this comes from the coding sequence ATGGCACCCACCCTCGCCCTCAAGCCCGGTACCGCCTGGTCCGACGCGTGGCGGCGGTCCCTGGCCACCGCCCCCGAAGCCTTCCGCGACGACCGCGTCCTCAACCTCTGGGCCGGCTCCTGGCAGCCCGACGGCCGCAGCCTGCCCGCCACCAGCCCGGTCGACGGCAGCCCCGTCGCGGGCCCGCCGCGGCTGGACCCCGAGACCGCCGGTGCGGCCGTACGGGCCTGCCTCGACGAGCACCGCGCCTGGCGGCACGTCCCGCTGCCCGAACGCCGGGCACGGGTCACCGCCGCCCTCGACGCCCTCGCCGAACACCGGGAACTGCTCTCGCTCCTGCTCGTCTGGGAGATCGGCAAGCCCTGGCACCTCGCCCAGGCCGATGTGGACCGGGCCGTGGACGGCGTCCGCTGGTACGTGGAGCACATCGAGGCCATGACCGAGGGCCGGTCCCCGCTCGCCGGGCCCGTCTCCAACATCGCGAGCTGGAACTACCCCATGTCCGTACTGGTCCACGCCATGCTCGTACAGGCCCTCGCGGGCAACGCGGTCATCGCCAAGACCCCCACCGACGGAGGGCTCGCCTGCCTCACCCTCGCCGGCGCGCTGATCCGCCGCGAGGGCATCCCCGTCACCCTGGTCAGCGGCAGCGGGGCCGAACTGTCCGAAGCCCTCGTACGCTCCCCGGAGATCGGCTGCGTCTCCTTCGTCGGCGGCCGCGACACCGGAGCACGGATCGCCACCGCCGTCACCGACCTCGGCAAGCGCCACATCCTGGAGCAGGAGGGCCTCAACACCTGGGGCATCTGGGAGCACACCGACTGGTCCGCCTTGACGGCGGTCATCCCCAAGCTCTTCGACTACGGCAAGCAGCGCTGCACCGCCTACCCGCGCTTCGTCGTCCAGCGCACCGCCTTCGACGCCTTCCTCGCCGCCTACCTGCCGGCCGTCTCCGCCATCCGGACCGGCCACCCGCTCGCCGTCGCGCACCCCGAAGACCCGCTGCCCGAGCTGGACTTCGGCCCCCTCATCAACGCCGCCAAGGCCAAGGAGCTCACCGACCACGCCGCCGAGGCGATCGAGCGGGGCGCCGTACCGCTCTACCGCGGCACGCTGGATCCGGCCCGCTTCCTGGAGGGCCAGGACACCTCCGCGTACATGGCCCCGCTCACGCTGCTCAGCCCGCCGGCCTCCTCCCCGCTCTACCACGCCGAACCCTTCGGGCCCGTCGACACGATCGTCCTCGTCGACACCGAGGCGGAGCTGCTCGCCGCGATGAACGCCTCGGGCGGCGCCCTCGTCGCGACCCTGTCCACCGACGATCCGGCCACCTTCGCCCGGCTCGCCCCACAGATCCGGGCCTTCAAACTCGGCCACGGCAAGCCCCGCTCGCGCGGCGACCGCGACGAGCTCTTCGGCGGGTTCGGCGGCTCCTGGCGCGGTGCGTTCGTCGGCGGTGAACTGCTCGTGCACGCCGTCACCGACGGCCGGGACGGAGAACGGCTGCCGGGCAACTTCCCCGAGTACCAGTTGATGCCCTAG
- a CDS encoding M28 family peptidase encodes MALTASLAGALAGTASAAQQAQPSPSQKDTPAARAVAAADQAVDSGLDSLVNSSQEQYERRLVTPWVKDLYSVSYERSYRGLPVVGGDAVVLADGTGKVRALQSASSVRIDISTRASVSAKDAESASRAKLASVDKVESSRLVVRLKDDKPVLAWETVLSGRTKTAPSRLHVFVDARTGAFVDSYDEVVAGTGNSKWNGPGPVTIDTTNSGSTYTLRDPVRTGLSCADYSTGTVFTKSSDSWGTGNPTSKETGCVDLMFAAQKQWDMLSQWLGRNGVSGNGRSFPAKVGLSDLNAYWDGSSVTIGRNSANEWIAGIDVVAHEYGHAIDSNTPGGTSGQESGLGEATGDIFGALTEAFANEPAPYDTPDYTVGEVINLQGRGPIRNMYNPPAVNNDPACYSSAIPGTEVHAAAGPLNHWFYLLAEGTSPGGGKPSSSTCNGTTLTGVGVQNAGKIFYGGMLLKTSSMSYKKYRTATLSSAKSLDATCDLFNKTKGAWDAISVPAQTADPTCTPSGQNNDFSMSLSPSSGTVQQGGSVTTTVGTAVTTGNAQSVTLTASGLPAGVSASFNPATVQSGQSSVLTLTATANAAPGASTVVVKGQGAALSHTVDYALNVGGTQPGNDPPDIDVAGVQAHLTQFNTIASQNGGHRRAGSAGYTQSLAYVKGKLQAAGYTVTEQNCTSCTYPSNNLIADWPGGPADQTVMFGAHLDSVSAGPGINDNGSGSATLLENALVLAQKNPTMTKHVRFAWWTDEEQGLNGSEFYVNQLSSAQRSAIKGYYNFDMVGSTNGGYFINNVNSTTAAPLKAYWTSLNLAPEENTEGQGRSDDYSFQQAGIPTSGYAAGASARKTSAQATKWGGTANAAYDSCYHSSCDTTNNINATVLNRSADGVAYAVWKQAVGGETPAQDFSIGVSPSAGSAAPGGSASATVNTATVSGAAQTVALTVSGAPAGVTATLSPTSVQSGSSSALSVQVGASTVPGTYTLTITGSGTVSHTTTYTLTVTGGGTCTPRQVVANGGFENGSSPWSATAGVITNQSGQTPHGGSYKAWLNGYGSTHTDSAAQTLTVPSGCSTYRLGFFLHIDTDEDENVVYDRFTVSVAGQTLETLSNLNANSGYVEKSYDLSQFAGQTVTLKFNGTEDQSLQTSFVVDDVTLQVS; translated from the coding sequence ATGGCGCTGACCGCGAGCCTTGCCGGCGCTCTGGCCGGGACGGCATCGGCTGCGCAGCAGGCGCAGCCCTCCCCGTCCCAGAAGGACACACCGGCCGCACGTGCGGTCGCGGCCGCCGACCAGGCCGTCGACAGCGGCCTGGACTCCCTGGTCAACTCCTCCCAGGAACAGTACGAACGGCGTCTCGTCACCCCCTGGGTGAAGGACCTCTACTCCGTCTCCTACGAGCGCAGTTACCGCGGCCTGCCGGTCGTCGGCGGCGACGCGGTCGTGCTCGCGGACGGCACCGGAAAGGTGCGCGCCCTCCAGTCCGCCTCCTCCGTGCGCATCGACATCTCCACCCGGGCGTCGGTGTCCGCGAAGGACGCCGAGTCCGCCTCGCGGGCGAAACTGGCCTCGGTCGACAAGGTCGAGAGCAGCCGGCTCGTGGTCCGCCTCAAGGACGACAAGCCGGTGCTGGCGTGGGAGACCGTGCTGAGCGGCCGTACGAAGACCGCGCCCAGCAGGCTGCACGTGTTCGTGGACGCGCGGACCGGCGCCTTCGTCGACAGCTACGACGAGGTGGTGGCGGGCACCGGGAACAGCAAGTGGAACGGGCCGGGCCCGGTCACCATCGACACCACCAACTCGGGTTCCACGTACACACTGCGCGACCCGGTCCGGACCGGCCTGAGCTGTGCGGACTACAGCACGGGCACGGTCTTCACGAAGTCCTCCGACTCCTGGGGCACGGGCAACCCCACGAGCAAGGAGACCGGCTGCGTCGACCTGATGTTCGCGGCGCAGAAGCAGTGGGACATGCTCTCCCAGTGGCTGGGCCGCAACGGCGTCAGCGGCAACGGGCGCAGCTTCCCCGCCAAGGTGGGCCTGAGCGACCTCAACGCCTACTGGGACGGCAGTTCCGTCACCATCGGGCGCAACAGCGCCAACGAGTGGATCGCCGGCATCGACGTGGTGGCCCACGAGTACGGGCACGCCATCGACTCCAACACCCCGGGCGGCACGAGCGGCCAGGAGTCCGGGCTCGGCGAGGCCACCGGCGACATCTTCGGCGCACTGACCGAGGCCTTCGCCAACGAGCCGGCCCCGTACGACACCCCGGACTACACGGTCGGCGAGGTCATCAACCTCCAGGGCCGGGGCCCGATCCGGAACATGTACAATCCGCCGGCCGTCAACAACGACCCGGCCTGCTACAGCTCCGCGATACCCGGCACCGAGGTGCACGCGGCGGCCGGTCCCCTGAACCACTGGTTCTACCTGCTGGCCGAGGGCACCAGCCCCGGCGGCGGCAAGCCAAGCAGCAGCACCTGCAACGGCACCACCCTGACGGGTGTGGGCGTGCAGAACGCCGGCAAGATCTTCTACGGCGGCATGCTGCTCAAGACCAGCAGCATGTCGTACAAGAAGTACCGTACGGCGACGCTGAGTTCCGCCAAGTCGCTCGACGCCACCTGTGACCTCTTCAACAAGACCAAGGGGGCCTGGGACGCGATCAGCGTGCCCGCCCAGACCGCCGACCCGACCTGTACCCCGAGCGGCCAGAACAACGACTTCTCCATGTCGCTGAGCCCCTCCTCGGGCACCGTCCAGCAGGGCGGTTCCGTCACCACCACGGTCGGCACCGCGGTCACCACGGGCAACGCGCAGTCGGTGACGCTGACCGCCTCCGGCCTGCCGGCCGGCGTGAGCGCCTCCTTCAACCCGGCCACCGTGCAGTCCGGCCAGTCCTCGGTGCTCACCCTGACCGCGACGGCCAACGCGGCTCCCGGTGCCTCCACGGTCGTCGTCAAGGGCCAGGGCGCGGCGCTCTCCCACACGGTCGACTACGCGCTCAACGTGGGCGGGACGCAACCCGGCAACGACCCGCCGGACATCGACGTCGCCGGCGTGCAGGCGCACCTGACCCAGTTCAACACCATCGCGAGCCAGAACGGCGGCCACCGCCGTGCGGGCAGCGCCGGCTACACCCAGTCGCTGGCGTACGTGAAGGGCAAGCTGCAGGCGGCCGGTTACACCGTCACCGAGCAGAACTGCACCTCCTGCACCTACCCGTCGAACAACCTGATCGCCGACTGGCCCGGCGGCCCCGCCGACCAGACCGTCATGTTCGGCGCGCACCTCGACAGCGTCTCGGCCGGCCCCGGCATCAACGACAACGGCTCGGGCTCCGCGACCCTGCTGGAGAACGCCCTCGTCCTCGCCCAGAAGAACCCGACGATGACCAAGCACGTGCGCTTCGCCTGGTGGACCGACGAGGAGCAGGGCCTCAACGGCTCCGAGTTCTACGTCAACCAGCTGAGCAGCGCCCAGCGCAGCGCCATCAAGGGCTACTACAACTTCGACATGGTCGGCTCCACCAACGGCGGCTACTTCATCAACAACGTCAACTCCACCACCGCCGCCCCGCTGAAGGCGTACTGGACCTCGCTGAACCTGGCGCCCGAGGAGAACACCGAGGGCCAGGGCCGCAGCGACGACTACTCCTTCCAGCAGGCCGGTATCCCCACCTCCGGCTACGCTGCCGGCGCCAGCGCCCGCAAGACCTCGGCGCAGGCCACCAAGTGGGGCGGCACGGCCAACGCCGCCTACGACTCCTGCTACCACAGCTCCTGCGACACCACGAACAACATCAACGCCACGGTGCTGAACCGCAGCGCCGACGGTGTCGCCTACGCCGTCTGGAAGCAGGCGGTCGGCGGTGAGACCCCCGCGCAGGACTTCTCCATCGGCGTCAGCCCGTCCGCGGGCAGCGCGGCCCCCGGCGGTTCGGCCTCCGCCACGGTCAACACCGCCACCGTGAGCGGCGCCGCCCAGACCGTCGCGCTCACCGTCTCCGGCGCGCCGGCCGGTGTCACCGCGACGCTCAGCCCGACGTCCGTCCAGTCCGGCAGCTCCTCGGCGCTGTCCGTCCAGGTCGGCGCGAGCACCGTGCCCGGCACCTACACCCTGACGATCACCGGCTCCGGCACCGTCAGCCACACCACCACCTACACGCTCACCGTCACCGGTGGCGGCACCTGCACACCGCGCCAGGTCGTGGCCAACGGCGGCTTCGAGAACGGCTCCAGCCCGTGGAGCGCGACCGCCGGTGTCATCACCAACCAGTCCGGCCAGACCCCGCACGGCGGCAGCTACAAGGCCTGGCTGAACGGGTACGGGTCCACCCACACGGACAGCGCCGCCCAGACGCTGACCGTCCCGTCGGGCTGCTCCACGTACCGGCTCGGCTTCTTCCTCCACATCGACACGGACGAGGACGAGAACGTCGTCTACGACCGGTTCACCGTCTCGGTGGCCGGCCAGACCCTGGAGACCCTCTCCAACCTGAACGCGAACTCCGGCTACGTGGAGAAGTCCTACGACCTCTCGCAGTTCGCCGGCCAGACCGTCACCCTGAAGTTCAACGGCACGGAGGACCAGTCCCTGCAGACCTCCTTCGTCGTGGACGACGTCACCCTCCAGGTGAGCTGA
- a CDS encoding DUF4360 domain-containing protein, with the protein MSGGFLVSGAIGALLTATLPTHATPSTIVNPPPDRIVIEVATVNGSGCPKDTAQVAVSQDNTAFTVTYSQYLAQVGGGAPPTAARKNCQLSLIVHVPHGFTYAIASADYRGYASLASGAKATEKASYYFQGSPDTAARTHNFSGPQEDNWQATDVTDWAQLVWAPCGVQRNFNINTELRVTRGTSSPSSTSYMTMDSTDGSINTIYHLAWKECPGK; encoded by the coding sequence ATGTCCGGTGGATTCCTCGTGAGCGGCGCGATCGGCGCCCTGCTCACCGCCACCCTGCCCACGCACGCCACCCCCTCCACGATCGTGAACCCGCCGCCCGACCGCATCGTGATCGAAGTCGCCACGGTCAACGGATCCGGGTGTCCCAAGGACACCGCGCAGGTCGCCGTGTCCCAGGACAACACCGCCTTCACGGTGACCTACAGCCAGTACCTGGCCCAGGTCGGCGGCGGCGCCCCGCCCACCGCGGCGCGCAAGAACTGCCAGCTCAGCCTGATCGTGCACGTGCCCCACGGCTTCACCTACGCGATCGCCAGTGCCGACTACCGCGGCTACGCCTCGCTCGCTTCGGGCGCCAAGGCAACCGAGAAGGCGTCGTACTACTTCCAGGGCTCACCGGACACCGCCGCGCGCACCCACAACTTCAGCGGGCCGCAGGAGGACAACTGGCAGGCCACCGACGTGACCGACTGGGCCCAGCTGGTCTGGGCGCCGTGCGGGGTGCAGCGGAACTTCAACATCAACACCGAGCTCCGCGTGACCAGAGGCACCTCGTCCCCCTCGTCGACCAGCTACATGACGATGGACTCCACCGACGGCAGCATCAACACCATCTATCACCTGGCCTGGAAGGAGTGCCCCGGCAAGTGA
- a CDS encoding LysR family transcriptional regulator, whose product MQLELRHLQAVCRIAEAGSLGGAARRLGVSQPALSAQLRRIERVTGGELFVRGRSGVEPTALGQFVLAKARRVLSEMDALGAQARAMSTGGPLRLGCIMLVLLDGLLAQTDLSMSGREIAVDLEDSVTVLARMLGAGRYDAIVYGEVNGHEVPLPEGTLARTLIPKEPFCIRLSAGHPLAGLDRIELADLAGESWMTLVEDDDGGPEALVTACAKAGFSPSLRYRITDRKMQHDLIAAGRAVALSQPTAPSGEGTVMRPLVGTPIIGRIRLAWSRAALSAGQAELLYRAAARAYLANVDNNPFHKEWWDAHPEVHPTLD is encoded by the coding sequence ATGCAGCTGGAGTTGAGGCATCTGCAAGCCGTCTGCCGGATAGCGGAGGCGGGCAGCCTGGGGGGTGCGGCGCGGCGGCTCGGAGTGTCCCAGCCTGCGCTTTCCGCCCAGTTGCGCCGCATCGAACGGGTCACCGGGGGCGAGCTCTTCGTACGGGGCCGCAGCGGGGTGGAACCGACGGCACTGGGCCAGTTCGTGCTGGCGAAGGCGCGTCGCGTACTCAGCGAGATGGACGCCCTGGGCGCGCAGGCGCGCGCCATGTCGACCGGCGGCCCGCTACGGCTGGGCTGCATCATGCTCGTGCTGCTCGACGGCCTCCTCGCCCAGACCGACCTGTCCATGTCAGGCCGGGAGATAGCCGTGGACCTGGAGGATTCGGTCACCGTGCTGGCGCGGATGCTCGGCGCCGGACGCTACGACGCCATCGTGTACGGGGAGGTCAACGGCCACGAGGTGCCGCTGCCGGAGGGAACCCTGGCCAGGACGCTGATCCCGAAGGAGCCATTCTGCATCCGGCTGTCCGCCGGGCACCCCCTCGCGGGTCTGGACCGCATCGAACTGGCCGACCTGGCCGGGGAGTCGTGGATGACCCTGGTGGAGGACGACGACGGCGGCCCCGAGGCGCTCGTCACCGCCTGCGCGAAGGCCGGATTCAGCCCCTCACTGCGCTACCGGATCACCGACCGCAAGATGCAGCACGACCTGATCGCCGCGGGACGCGCGGTCGCGCTCAGCCAGCCGACGGCCCCGTCCGGGGAGGGCACGGTGATGCGCCCGCTCGTCGGCACCCCCATCATCGGCCGCATCCGCCTCGCGTGGAGCCGCGCGGCGCTCTCGGCCGGGCAGGCGGAACTGCTCTACCGGGCCGCGGCCCGCGCCTACCTGGCCAATGTGGACAACAACCCCTTCCACAAGGAGTGGTGGGACGCCCACCCCGAGGTGCATCCGACCCTCGACTGA